The nucleotide sequence aataaataaaatgtagttttaaatcaaagaattaaataagcatatctagacctttgcaattgatccatatggatttgtttggaccaattgatataacaagcctaggagatagcaaatacgcctttgtgatTGTAGACGATTATAGTGGATACACTTAGATATACTTCttgacacataaaagtgattgctttaggtatttttttaagttttataaacttgttcaaaatgagaaaggctttatgatttcatcaattcggagtgatcacggtggtgaattttaaaatcatgatttctaaaatttctgtgaatctaatggatacaaccataatttttctactccaagaaattctcaataaaatagagtagtagaaagaaaaaataggaatttacaagaaatggtaagaaccatcttaaacgaacatagcctacccaaatatttttagaccAAAGCCGTTAATacaacatgctatgtcataaataggaTTCTAATATgatcattactttctaaaactccttatgaattatgaaatgataaaaaacctaatgtttcatactttaaaattttcggttgtaaatgttttatcttgaatgaaaaagatttcttaggaaaatttgatgcaaaatcggatgaaggcattttttgaagttattcttctatttcaaaagtttttcatgtctttaataaaagaactttggttatagaagaatttattcatgttatctttaatgaagtctctaaatttaagaaaaatgatcttaatgatgatatcaatttggatgctttgaatttaaatgaaccttcttatctagctagcaacttggatacatcttctttcgaaacatccttacgtaaggaatggaagtatataaatgcttatcctaaggagctaatcatatgagacacatcaaagggggtttaaactcgtttttcttttaaaaaaatttatgccaatgccgcttttctttctcaaattgaaccaaaatgcattcatgaagccttgaaagattattcatgggttatcgtaatgcaagaagatttgaactaatttgagataaatgaggtgtgggagcttgtttcgagaccaaatgaccatttagttattggtactaaatgagtctttagaaacaagcaagatgaatttggtatcgtggttagaaacaaggctagattagtggccaagggtttcaactaagaagaatgtatcgattatgaagaaacctttgctcttatggcaagattagaagccataaggatgctccttacctatgctagtagtaataattttaaactatttcaaatggatgtcaaaagtactttcttaaatgactttatttccgaagaagtgtatattGAACAACTACTCGGatttgagaaatttttttttctaattatgtgtttaagttaactaaaactctctatagattaaaacaagccctaagggcttggtatgagagacttagtttctttcttatccaaaataatttctttaaaggcaagatcgataccgtattatttattaaaaattttaaaaataacattcttgttgttcaaatttatgttgataatattatttttggttctacaaatgaatctttatacgaatcatttgccaagagcatGAGCCAAAAGTTTgagatgagtttaatgggtgaactaatattctttttaggcttataaatcaaacaacttagtgatgatatctttcttagtcaaactaaatatgtattagatttgctaaaatagtttaatataGATGATTCAAAAGCCATaagcactcctatgagtacctccaccaaGTTAGATGttgacaaaagtggagaaagctttgataaaaaaacttataggggtatgataggtagtttaccatATCTCACTAtagctagaccggatattatatttagcataggcctttgtgctagatttcaatctaatcctaagctatcttatcttaaagccatcaaaagaattcttagatacctTAAAGGAACCTCTAATCTAAGAttctggtatccaaaatctgagaaccttGAATcaaaaactcgccgaaagaaacctagacttatcagacttcttagtgtatgtcttaaaattcgtagttagcacataattggggttaggattaggaggtaatcccactaattcagttaggggccaacttggcccATAATTGGACCAGTTTGAGTCAAATTCAAGACCCAACCAGGTTGCTAGACCCTGTCTGGCAATGGCATTGCTAGACTAGGGCGGTGGAATCACCTAGGGAGCAGTCTcccgcgatggtaccgcccagactgggtagtggtaccaccggtagttattaactgccaagcgatggtaccatcaaagCTCAGTCTCTGAGAACTCTATCATGCAGTGATACcattagactgggtggtggtactgcccagtgtcagagtgtcaggctatggtaccgcccagtattgacggtggtaccgctagtacctcgaaaatccaagatgagacacttttttgctccaattttgaagtcattagagactataaataccccacccttttttgtatgaaggggcaacaaagtgcaatcaaagtatgaaaaaaactcttttaagtgttggggtgttaaatgtgttgtaaaagtgagaagtgtcctcctcctcgctctctttagctttgtaatcatccaagaagatgtgtgaggcttgtaagggttatctcataaacccgtgaaaaggagaaaacactataaagatgtggttggtctttgcttattaaaggaggaccattagtagatgctggtgatctcaacagaggaggaattggaagtggatgtaggtcataacgaccaaaccactataaatttcggtgtgttctttccttattacatattctctttactgcattcaagtTTACATAATTGTAAATTgttcaatcccctcttctctacccaTTTAAAGTAAAACAAACGGTTTGTGTGGAagtcaatttttatcgtacgaaaatttTTGAATCAACGtgatttttctactgcactaattcacccccccctaaaattataacaatctcaacatcaatatttcaaaacataaaccaaagctaattaaaaaagaaaggatcctacctctcatCGATTATCCTTTCCTCGATATCATCTTCTCGGGAAGTCCTTTCCTCAATCCTCCAATTATTAGGCTTGGTGAGGAATGAGAGATGAGTAgccccctttatataggagaagatgatatCTTCCCGAAagttaagtaataatttaatttttatttttaatttatctttATTTTACTTTTACATTCAAGGAgagtaatataatattcatttcttatagttcacacacaaaaattgaATGTAAACTagttacttcctaaatatcaaatcactcattaggaaataaattaattaataatttattaattagtagaatttctaacttatccacgtgattaaggaaaccaaatttaattatttccataactatatttccttaactatagtacataaatatagaagttaataataaggtaatacattatttatagtaattaatttattttaagggataaattatcggtgattacatttttttagaaaaattaatataaatataagataataatgtattaccctattattaacttctatatttgtgtactatagttaaggaaataattaaatttaatttccTTAATCAAGTAGATAAGTTAGAAATtctattaattaataaattattaattaatttattttaagagaGAATTTATCTGTGATTACAATATTAATCTAAATGATTGGGTGAGATGTGTTCCGCTTTATCTATGACTGTCGtatataaaaaacaaagaaaatctcATGATGCAGAAACATGACCTTTCTTATTTGTTTGAGTAAAAGGCAGTTGTTTCAAGCAACAAGTTGTATTATAAACTCAAAAACCAATACATTCAGAAGAAAATTATCCTAAAAGCACCTATTTTTGAAGTCCTAAATATTGTGGAAAGTTATGGAGTAGATGTCATTCATACCGTTGCTCTGATTATTTCTTCTCCTGTTGGTACTTGACACCATATTTTGACTTCGGAAGGTCATCATTGTTGTCAAATCACATAATTGAGCAATCCATGGAACAAGAAAGTGGATATGTTCCACCCAAAAATAATTTGGTCTAAGGAGAGGATAAATATGTGTGCACATAATAATGTGTGGTGAGGAAGATGACTTGCGATTTGGGCATGCATTTTTAAGCCAACTTGACTGGGTAAGAGCTGAAATTGAAGGTTGCTTATGAGAGATGGCCAATTGAATTCCGACGCCAATAATTGCTTTCCCATCAGCTCATCCATAACAGGCCAAACTAAGGATTGTTTGTGGTAGGCCACTCCAGCTCATGAAATAGTGAACACTGAAGGAGAAGGCACTGTTTGATTTGTCCTTCATAAAGCTGAAAAACAAACTGCAGGATTCTTTCAATTATGGAGGTTTTCACTCGTCCTCAGTACAGGATTCTATAGCTTAGTTGTATGAGTCCATCCATTCGTCAagctcaaatatatatatatatatatatatatatatatatatatatatatgtatatatatatatatatatgtatatatatatatatatatatgtatatatatatatatatgtatatatatatatatatgtatacatatgtatacatatatatatacatatatatatgtatacatatatatatacatatacatatataaatatatatacatatacatatatatatacatatacatatatatatacatatatatatatatacatacatatatatatacatacatatatatatatatacatatatatatatatacatatatatatatatatatatatatatatatatatatatatatatatgaaatcatTCGAAACATATCAAACTGGACCAGATTTATTTTATTCGTGATAACATCCAACTTTGAGTACAAGGCGGAGGAAGAACGACGACAGTAATAGTTCATTTATTATGGAGTCACAGTAGCAGCAAGACTCATTTATTGAAGCAGCAGTATCAGTCCAGGAAGTCTAGTTTGGTGCCAGGTAAACTCCGATGGCATCAATCACGACGCCCTCACGTCCAAAGAAGCCAATGATCTTGCCGGCGGCTACAGGAAGAGAGAAAGGTTTTCCGCCACTGGTGCCGAAAGGTCCATAGCTTTCCTTGTTGGTCCTCAGCGTCAGGTTCCTCACCAGAGTGGTTTCCAATATCGTATCCACAGACCCCTCGACGCCCACAAGATACTCGTCCTCTTGCAGAGGAATCTGAACAACGAGACTTTCTGTCATTGAGGTACAACCAATCGATGATGTTAATTAGGAGGAAGATGACGAGGTGGACGAACCTCGTAGGTAATGCCAAGGGGGCCGCCGTAGTACTTGGTCTCCGTCTGACCATTACGGGTGAAGGTGATCGCGATGGCGTCGATGGCGTCTATGGCGCGAATCTCGATGTTGATGATGCGGTCGGCAGGCCCCATGTCCCATTCAGACCCTCCGTTGCCACCCCACAGCCCCACCTTGATCTCTCCCGCCTGCACGCATGCACGACACCATCACGTTATATACCACCATGCATCAAAACCTTGCACAGCAGGAAATGGATCAAGAGAAAGAACCATTTGCATGTAGATATGGATGTGTGTgtggacaagaagaagaagaagatgacgatgatgatgcacGTCCTTCCTCTGGGACCTATATTACATTGGCGGGCCCATAACCATCTTCCTCAAATAAAACGTTAAACGTGTAGTACCTACGTAAACGTGAAACTCGTGATCGCTACCTACACAAGTGCAACAACACAGTGCATGCAAATAAACGCCATTACGTTATAAACCATGCATCGAACCTTACACAGTGCAACAACACAGACACAACTTGCACAGCAAGAATGTATAAAGAGAACGAACGACGTCACGGAGGCAAAGCCTCCTCTCTCACCATTTGCAGACTCCTTTCTTTTGCCCAGGAAGAAACTTAGGGATGACGGTGGTTGCTGCACGTCCTCCCTCTGGGAAGAGgatgggggtatttatagccctccaAGGTTAACATGTGCCTACATAAACGTGAATCTCGTGATCGACCCACATCAGGTTCTGCAAGCGATGAAGTCAAAAGAAACACCTACAAGGGCTGAATTGGAGATGATGATCCCTCTCCATCTCATCCTTCGTAACACTTGGGTGTCGGCCAAGGATGGAAGCTGAGGTACGTAAACGTGAATCTCATGGTCATCTTAGCCATCTCACGTTGGATGGCTTGGCAAGCATCTACGTCGCATATGTCCTTCCATGGCGGAAATGCTAAGCTGCACATTCTGCATGCAGAACCTTAAAGACTTGTGAGCGTACGAAAGTTTGGTGTATGGCTGCCAATCTTCACTCAAAGGGCCTGAACGTAGCATATAATGCATACTCCCTTCCCTTGTGCTCGTTCGGTCGACGGTACAGCTTTTAAGTGGTTTATTGGAATGGATGTCAGAATATAGCTTCATAGTTTACATCACCATTATTTATATTATCAAAAGAGTGTAATTTTTTCATTTCCAATCgtaatcatttaatttttttttcttccttctttctttctgattaAGATTAATTAATCTATAATCCTACCTACTTTTCTTATGAGTAAAAAATCACAGGATCTCgaaaacatacataaatataatttttttaatttaaatcgacTCTCTTGATGTAAATATAAGGCACATCACatggtaattttttattttttttccttcttttcttttttcttgttgtttTTTATTTCTCCTTATAATGCACCAACAGCAATCcaaccccccctttttttttctcccagTTGGTGCCTTCtttcgatttttttttcttccattcttttctttTACCGTTTTTTATTTATCCATATAACGCAGCAACAACAacccaccttttttttttcttatttctttgcacttttttttttcttctggttgGTGTCTTGTATATCCATTTTAGATTTTAATTGTTTTTCGCTTTCAttcttttcattcttttctttttttttttgcttctccttATAACGTACCAACAACAAATATATATTTCtgcttataattttatattttatattatcttcATAGGTTACTTACTAAATATACATAGCTTTATCCTCTCAAACATATATCTGAAGTAATTATAGTTTTTATTCATTTTAAAAAGATGATCGAGAACGTTTTTAAGTCTAttattaaaatagtttactctgatggAGGAGGTAAATATTAAGCTCTAATAATTAATCGCACATCATGTGCTATATAATATCTCAAGTCATCATCGTACATATCTCAATTATTTGACTTTGTTGAATGAAAGCACGACATATAATCGAAACTGATATCATCCTCCTACACTAAGCCtccatgtcatcaaccatttggtCAGCAGCCTTTCAAATTACAATCCACATCATTAACTATATACTCACCCTAATCCTACAACACCAATCATATTTTTTAAGACTATTTCATAACAACCTCGAAAcctttaaaaacttaaaatattttattgtttatgttatccctaGCTCTATACTTCACACAAGTTAACATCAAGATCTAGGTCATGCATCTTCATCAAGTGTAAGTGAATCTTTCAAATTAAGCGAAACTCAGATGGATCCATTGCTAATACGAAGAACATCTAATAACTAAAGGGTTTCACCAATGAGCATGTGTTGATTTTATGAAGATCTTTAATCCAATTATTAAACCAATGATAATTTGACTCGTCCTTAGTATGATTATCACTTAAGGATGGCATGCACGCTAATTTAATGTTAACATTGCTTTCTTGCAAGAGATCTTAACTGAAATGTATTTAAGGACCACTTCTTAACTTAATTCACCCTCAATATCTAAACCAAGTATGTAAACTATAGAAAGCTTTTTATGGACTTTACCAAACTCCAAAACTTGTTATACCATACATGGCTTACTTTTGCTCTtagccaattttgtcaaatccaaatccaatagcTCTTTATTTATATGATAATAAAAGAGATATACTATATATCCACTAGTTTATGTAGATAATATTATCATCAATGATAATAATTCCATAGATATCAAGCAATTTCTTAAATAATTGATAGATCAATTCTTCATCAAACACTTAGGAATCTTCAGTTATTTTTTGAGAATGAGAGTCACGTTCACAAAAAAAATACCTTCCACATCTAGCATCACTTGATTATTTCATTTTCACTGCATGCCGTTTAGAACTTTTGACTGCATCTCATGATCGAATGCTTGTGGCAAACATTTGGATATGAGGTtatgagaaaggaaaaaaaaaaaaaaaaaaacgattcCTCTGGCTTTTACATGATCACTTTTGGGAGGATAATTATTTTACACGAAATGATGCAATGGCAGATGGAAACCCAACTCCAGAATATTTTGTACACCATCTCATTCATCTATAGAATTCAAAAGACATCCAAAAGAACTGTCGGCAAGATAATATTAATCTAAATGATTGGGTGAGATGTGTTCCACTTTATCTATGACTGTCAtatataaaaaacaaagaaagtcTCTTGATGCAGAAACATGACCTTTCTTATTTGTTTGAGTAAAAGGCTGTTGTTTTGTGCATGACACAAGTTGTATTATAAACTCAAAACCCAATACATCCAGAAGAAAATTATCCTAAAATCAACTATTTTGAAGTCCTAAATATTATGGAAAGTTATGGAGTGGATGACATTCATAATGTTGCTCTGATTTTTTCTTCTCCTGTTGATACTTGACACCATGTTTTGAATAGAAATTTCTTCAAGAGATGTGTGTGAGCTTTGATGGTAATGCTGTATGAAGATTCCAAGAACCTTGAGAAGGTCATCATTGTTGTCAAATCACATAATTGAGCGATCCATGGAACCAGAAAGTGGATCTGTTCCACCCAAAAATAATTTGGTACAAGGAGAGGATAAATGCGTGTGCACATAATAGTGTGTGGTGAGGAAGATGACTTGTGATTTGAGCATGCATTTTTAAGCCAACTTGACTGGGTAAGAGCTGAAATTGATGGTTGCTTATGAGAGATGGCCAATTGAATTCCGAAGCCAAGAATTGCTTTCCTATCAGTTCATCCATAACAGGCCAAACTAAGGATTGTTTGTGGTAGGCCACTCCAGCTCATGAAATAGTGAACACCGAAGGAGAAGGCACTGTTTGATTTGTCCTTCATAAAGCTGAAAAACAAACTGCAGGATTCTTTCAATTATGGAGGTTTTCACTCGTCCTCGGTTAAGGATTGGAGTTCAGAAACTTAGTCTTATCCTTCCATTCATTAGATTGTTTTTGATCCAAAACTTTGtttcttttttgaattataaGAAAAAGTAACTCTGCAGGATTCAACTATTCAAAAGAGCACTGTTTTTTTTTTGGTACACTTCTATTTGATAAGTTAGTAGGAGAGTTCCTCGTCCTAGTATTTCTTTTCTATTAGCTAATATATATCATCAGAATCCAAGtaactatattatatatatcatattcaAATTGTTTGATTCGAGCCTGATGGGTTAGCTGGATAATAACTCTATTTGATCTATACTACTGACCAAAATTCTTAAACTAGAGTTAATATTATATACTCATTAGACCCATATGAGCCAATCATAGtctttgcccacttccgatgtgggactatttgGGGTGTTACAATTCCTACATAAACAACCACCGTATGAAGAACTCATTGACAAAGGCTTTTTGCATTTAACATGATTTTATATATCCTTTTTATTGCTACAAAAGGGTCTAACTTTTGGTTGAGAATTTTATGAGAAAAATAAGTGTGATATTCAAGTCAAGACTTCGACCCATTTCTCGATGTATGAAGCAGGGCAGTATGATTCTGACTTCCACTAGCATACTACTATTTCAACTAAAGAGGAATTTAATTGAAAGTAGACTTTGCTGATACATTGATACAAGTAATCTTACCTAAAAGATTTGGGTACTCTTGCATTATTCATCTGCAAAGAATAAACCTAGATGCAATCTTATTTACATCATAAAGAGTTTATAAAATAGTAaattaattagtttagaaaatgaGTTACGAACAAGTCCTAATAACTCACAATTATAAGTAATTTAGAATATACTAGAtgtgtaagagagaaaaaaaaaggaaggaaaactAAGAACGACTAAAGAATAGTTGTAAATCCATAAATGACTAGTGTCGGGTGCATTGGTAAGTCCTGTAGACTTTATATGTGAACTTGTGAATCTAATTTTACCCTCCATAGGTATCTTTATTAGTATGGAGTGTAAGTTGCCCTTCGTTGGCAGTCTACCATAAGTTTTTCAATGCCAACAAGGTGTTCATTATAATGGTTGATGTCAAGGTTAATATGCAAATGCAACCAAGCTTGGAGTATTATTTTTCCCTTAATAAAgttataattatgataaaattagagctcaaatcatgaaaaatattatagtaATGATGATTGTTTAACAACCTCATAAGAGTGGCCACTATAGCCTCTATAGTGATCGGCCTCGAGAGTACGTTATTTCTATGATATCTATGATGTCTCCAACATGAATCTTAATGTTGGCGATAAGCAAGCAAGACCACCCATGTTGGGAACATTTAAAATATGCATTGAGAGTATAAAACATATCTTAAATGTGCTTTGAtggttgataatttttttttcaaatcttatTTAGTTTAGATGTTGCATCGCAAATATCCAAATGCTAATAATAATgaaatttttcaaaatttttaaaatatcctaTGATATTGTCTAAAAACATAAGATTATCATTATATAATAGATATCACAACCCTCATTTTCTCTcccattttcttgatttctattatcAATAACTCCTCTCAAATGTCTTATATATGaaatactatttatttatttttaaacattttattattatgattatattttatattttttataaacatgGGTCATACATAAAATTTTGTAATATTACAcatattcatttattttatttatttaaataaataaatatatttattttcaaatacatattaaaaatattagaaggataaattttatcatataatatttaataaacttttaaaatataatcttaccAAATAATATTTAGGTCAATGTATATTTAAGGTCCAATTttaatctattatttatcaaatactcaAGACATTCCAATAACTATATATtcattcataaatatatattaaaaata is from Musa acuminata AAA Group cultivar baxijiao chromosome BXJ3-8, Cavendish_Baxijiao_AAA, whole genome shotgun sequence and encodes:
- the LOC135644792 gene encoding jacalin-related lectin 19-like — translated: MAGEIKVGLWGGNGGSEWDMGPADRIINIEIRAIDAIDAIAITFTRNGQTETKYYGGPLGITYEIPLQEDEYLVGVEGSVDTILETTLVRNLTLRTNKESYGPFGTSGGKPFSLPVAAGKIIGFFGREGVVIDAIGVYLAPN